From Manihot esculenta cultivar AM560-2 chromosome 18, M.esculenta_v8, whole genome shotgun sequence:
CAGTGAATTGAAAGAGCATGCAAACATAAATATTATAAgcctgaaatttttttaaaagaataatcaTGAGGACATACAGAATTGAGGGAAAATCCAGCAGATTTTGAAGCAGAGACTCTAACAATTCTTGGTGTTGTATTGACACGGCTGCTTTTGCCCACTGAGCCGCTGCGCTGATGATTGCATAATAGTGGTGGAGGAGCCGCTGCTGCCGCC
This genomic window contains:
- the LOC110606691 gene encoding uncharacterized protein LOC110606691 isoform X4 — translated: MGSLKAAAAAAPPPLLCNHQRSGSVGKSSRVNTTPRIVRVSASKSAGFSLNSILSGCKTCRGKSAIECPGCKGTGKNKKNGNIFERWK